From Equus asinus isolate D_3611 breed Donkey chromosome 14, EquAss-T2T_v2, whole genome shotgun sequence, one genomic window encodes:
- the NTHL1 gene encoding endonuclease III-like protein 1 isoform X3 encodes MRSGKDAPVDQLGAEHCYDPSAPPKVRRYQVLLSLMLSSQTKDQVTAGAMQRLRARGLTVDSILQTDDSTLGMLIYPVGFWRNKVKYIKQTSAILQQRYDGDIPASVAELVALPGVGPKMAHLAMAVAWGTVSGIAVDTHVHRIANRLRWTKKTTKSPEETRTALEEWLPRELWREINGLLVGFGQQTCLPVRPRCQACLNRALCPAAQGL; translated from the exons ATGAGGAGTGGGAAGGATGCGCCTGTGGACCAGCTGGGGGCTGAGCACTGCTATGACCCCAGTGCACCCCCAAAG GTGCGGAGGTATCAGGTGCTGCTGTCGCTGATGCTCTCCAGCCAGACCAAAGACCAGGTGACAGCGGGCGCCATGCAGCGGCTACGAGCCCGGGGCCTGACGGTGGACAGCATCCTGCAGACAGATGACAGTACACTGGGCATGCTCATTTACCCCGTGGGCTTCTGGAGG AACAAGGTGAAGTACATCAAGCAGACCAGTGCCATCCTGCAGCAGCGCTATGATGGGGACATTCCAGCCTCTGTGGCAGAGCTGGTGGCACTGCCAGGCGTTGGGCCCAAGATGGCACACTTGGCCATGGCCGTGGCCTGGGGCACCGTGTCCGGCATTG CAGtggacacacacgtgcacaggaTCGCCAACAGACTCAGGTGGACCAAGAAGACGACCAAGTCCCCAGAGGAGACCCGCACTGCCTTGGAGGAGTGGCTGCCCAG GGAGCTGTGGAGGGAGATCAACGGACTGTTGGTGGGCTTCGGCCAGCAGACCTGTCTGCCTGTCCGCCCACGCTGCCAGGCCTGCCTCAACCGGGCCCTGTGCCCAGCCGCACAGGGGCTCTGA